In a genomic window of Flavobacteriales bacterium:
- a CDS encoding response regulator transcription factor: protein MISAVQVDDEASAREFLRSRLHDVAPEVQVLSEAKNIDEAQRLIAEARPQLVFLDVEMPSGDGFELLKRLGRWDFDVIFTTSHQHYAIQAIRFSALDYLLKPVQPDELRAAIDRHLDRKGTTSPEVQQQFLTNIEPRNEQALKLTLTHGDRTHAVAPADIAWCQADDNYTALHLADERRFVSARTLKDYDEMLTPLGFIRVHKSALVNRRHVDGIDGEGRVRLRNGVRVEISRRRMEEVTLALRG, encoded by the coding sequence ATGATCTCGGCCGTGCAGGTGGATGATGAGGCGAGCGCCCGCGAATTCCTGCGCTCCCGTTTGCACGACGTCGCCCCAGAGGTCCAAGTCCTCAGCGAAGCGAAGAACATCGATGAGGCGCAACGCCTGATAGCGGAGGCCAGGCCTCAACTTGTGTTCCTGGATGTGGAGATGCCCAGCGGCGATGGCTTCGAGCTGCTCAAGCGGCTTGGTCGGTGGGACTTCGATGTCATCTTCACGACCAGCCACCAGCACTACGCCATCCAGGCCATCCGCTTCAGTGCACTGGATTACCTGCTGAAGCCTGTGCAACCGGATGAGCTGCGCGCGGCGATAGACCGCCACCTGGATCGTAAGGGCACGACCTCGCCCGAAGTGCAGCAGCAGTTCTTGACCAACATCGAACCGCGCAATGAGCAAGCCCTCAAGCTCACCCTCACGCACGGCGATCGCACGCATGCCGTCGCGCCGGCGGACATCGCGTGGTGCCAGGCCGACGACAATTACACCGCGCTGCACCTCGCCGATGAGCGCCGCTTCGTCTCCGCCCGCACGCTGAAGGACTACGACGAGATGCTCACGCCGCTCGGCTTCATCCGCGTGCATAAGAGCGCGCTGGTGAACCGCCGCCACGTGGACGGCATCGATGGTGAAGGGCGTGTGCGCCTGCGCAACGGCGTGCGCGTGGAGATCAGCCGGAGGAGGATGGAGGAGGTGACGCTCGCGCTCCGCGGCTGA
- a CDS encoding T9SS type A sorting domain-containing protein, whose amino-acid sequence MRSALLSALLLPALAFAQNAPNPDCANAYPIAVSPGSVPEPWVLSNSFGEPNAMTPAACSGNGYNDVWFSFVATASALTVVYDDNAAVIEAFSGSCGALNSIGCTVGAVATGALPLTGLVVGNTYYFRSYIASPGGVNGGGTRRWGVVHPITNDECAGAMEIVPSPDHGTLTLGAQFSTIGATQSQAGCWTVAASDDDVWLRFTATAARHLLVITPENDIEVQAFSGTCGSLTSLWCENDWQGDREITELTPGQEVFLRVYSDNTTPGFFVWFRVAITAPPLNDECANAITMAVNESAEPGPQYGFDQDGATSSVVNDYTTLRDVWFQFTAPASPIVVEKVGSFSLALFEPNCVDGIMNETGPDPLILDALTPGTSYKLKASGFNGAIRTRGLTTNDECTDAISLSVQPDGAPLQFTHAVTYGATESATACLAGTDDDVWFTFTATAPTVRLRALADGAVLRYELNTGACGSLTAVECAGVDINFGTALDSLVVGTNYTLRLWTSAAVQKPIKIALSEAVSNDECVGALPLVPTTLADYDMAQRTEFRFATSSLPQCGSVFPALDLWYSFTAMASTAALLVQPVVTGANPVNTELFSGTCASLTSVLCTDEAQTNYTGLVPGATYFVRVYTTGSVSSRFRHQFYAPAVNDDMAGAIQLFPGGDEFAHPMHPYANYGASSSFAQAACTGTPADDVWFYFVATTSEHHVGLDIGSMNYPENAPTMRIETFSGFSTIPDTLLANELVCGTSANGVNVTGLTVGDTVMVRFFNSTAGVHNIRTFHPYVGDGGTADEASGASEITEFDAYAGAFDTNNATESLPSNGCAVIGDSPDDDVWFKFTHDGEAATIMCHFLDNNAVLELFQGPVGNLTSIACGQNYLVLPGGMVDGQTYHLRVYSRNTSDLSGRLGLFHTPHPMESDCADIACLGPNLVLNPGIEPGALNATQFQSSGPPDPIGQGLAPDWHAAIATADNYSAGVSYNDGKRIPKGYASAPDAAHDPRPRGGGGVAGAYASDGDDYYEAIGGRLSAPMVPGLPYLIAFNVRVRSDQGTCDGFGAHLSMAPLSMPSPYLNVPMQIEWTGGRIEGSNEWQTICGQFIADKAYEHITVGALKPEDELDCSGGIAYYYFDDVTVAEIIDALCVTVDVDEVEPATSSTVAGDGLNVFPNPANERLNISIEDALIGEEAVIELFDVTGKRVLARMMPSLASNMLLELPATLREGLYLVMLRVEGRGSKSARVILMR is encoded by the coding sequence ATGCGCAGCGCACTCCTCTCAGCCCTTCTCCTCCCCGCGTTGGCCTTCGCCCAGAACGCCCCCAACCCGGATTGCGCCAACGCTTACCCTATTGCGGTGAGCCCCGGCTCGGTGCCTGAGCCGTGGGTGCTGAGCAACAGCTTCGGCGAGCCGAATGCCATGACGCCCGCGGCGTGCAGCGGCAACGGCTACAACGATGTGTGGTTCAGCTTCGTGGCCACGGCCAGCGCGCTTACCGTGGTGTATGATGATAACGCCGCTGTGATCGAGGCGTTCAGCGGCAGCTGCGGCGCGCTGAACAGCATCGGGTGCACGGTCGGGGCGGTGGCCACGGGAGCCCTGCCGCTCACCGGCCTCGTCGTGGGCAACACGTATTACTTCAGGAGCTACATCGCGTCGCCGGGCGGCGTGAACGGCGGCGGCACGCGGCGTTGGGGCGTCGTCCATCCGATCACGAACGACGAGTGCGCAGGAGCAATGGAGATCGTTCCGTCGCCCGATCACGGCACGCTCACCCTCGGGGCGCAATTCTCCACCATCGGGGCTACGCAATCGCAGGCGGGCTGCTGGACGGTGGCCGCCTCGGATGACGATGTGTGGCTGCGCTTCACCGCAACGGCCGCAAGGCACCTGCTGGTGATCACGCCGGAGAATGACATCGAGGTGCAGGCTTTTTCCGGGACTTGCGGAAGCCTCACCAGCTTGTGGTGCGAGAATGATTGGCAAGGGGATCGCGAGATCACCGAGCTTACGCCGGGGCAGGAGGTTTTCCTGCGCGTGTACTCGGACAACACGACACCGGGGTTCTTCGTGTGGTTCCGGGTGGCGATCACCGCTCCCCCGCTGAACGATGAATGCGCGAACGCGATCACCATGGCGGTGAACGAAAGCGCCGAGCCGGGACCGCAGTACGGTTTCGATCAGGATGGGGCCACGTCGTCGGTCGTGAACGACTACACGACGCTGCGTGATGTGTGGTTCCAGTTCACCGCGCCCGCTTCGCCCATCGTGGTCGAGAAGGTCGGCTCCTTCAGCCTTGCGCTCTTCGAGCCGAATTGCGTGGACGGCATCATGAACGAGACCGGCCCGGACCCGCTGATCCTGGATGCCCTCACGCCCGGCACCAGCTACAAGCTGAAGGCGAGCGGCTTCAACGGCGCCATCCGCACGCGCGGACTGACCACCAACGACGAATGCACTGACGCCATCAGCCTTTCCGTGCAACCCGACGGTGCCCCGTTGCAGTTCACGCACGCAGTCACCTATGGCGCTACCGAGAGCGCCACCGCTTGTTTGGCCGGCACCGATGACGATGTGTGGTTCACCTTCACGGCGACGGCACCCACCGTGCGCCTGCGCGCGCTGGCCGATGGGGCCGTGCTCCGGTACGAATTGAACACCGGAGCCTGCGGCTCCCTCACGGCGGTGGAATGCGCGGGTGTGGACATCAACTTCGGCACCGCGCTCGATAGCCTGGTGGTCGGCACCAACTACACGCTCCGCTTGTGGACCAGTGCAGCGGTGCAGAAGCCGATCAAGATTGCTTTGTCCGAGGCTGTCTCGAACGATGAATGCGTGGGTGCGCTCCCGCTGGTGCCGACCACCCTGGCGGACTACGACATGGCCCAGCGCACCGAGTTCCGGTTCGCCACGTCATCGCTGCCGCAATGCGGATCCGTTTTCCCAGCGTTGGACCTGTGGTACTCCTTCACGGCCATGGCAAGCACGGCGGCCTTGCTGGTGCAACCCGTCGTGACCGGCGCGAATCCGGTGAACACGGAGCTCTTCTCCGGCACCTGCGCATCGCTCACCAGTGTGCTCTGCACGGACGAAGCCCAGACCAATTACACCGGCCTGGTGCCTGGCGCGACCTACTTCGTGCGCGTCTATACGACGGGTAGTGTCAGTTCACGGTTCCGCCATCAGTTCTACGCGCCAGCCGTGAACGATGACATGGCAGGTGCGATCCAGCTCTTCCCTGGCGGCGATGAATTCGCGCATCCCATGCACCCGTACGCGAACTATGGCGCTTCGTCATCGTTCGCGCAAGCGGCCTGCACCGGCACTCCGGCCGATGATGTGTGGTTCTACTTCGTGGCGACCACCAGTGAGCACCATGTCGGCCTGGACATCGGCAGCATGAACTACCCGGAGAACGCGCCCACCATGCGCATCGAGACTTTCAGCGGTTTCAGCACGATCCCCGACACGCTGCTCGCGAACGAGCTGGTGTGCGGCACCAGCGCCAATGGCGTCAACGTGACCGGCCTTACCGTGGGCGACACGGTGATGGTGCGCTTCTTCAACTCCACGGCGGGGGTGCACAACATCCGCACCTTCCATCCTTATGTGGGCGACGGCGGCACGGCCGATGAGGCCAGCGGTGCTTCTGAGATCACGGAGTTCGATGCCTATGCCGGCGCCTTCGACACCAACAACGCCACGGAAAGCTTGCCCAGCAACGGGTGTGCGGTGATCGGCGACAGTCCGGACGATGACGTCTGGTTCAAGTTCACGCACGATGGTGAAGCCGCCACCATCATGTGCCACTTCCTCGACAACAATGCGGTGCTGGAACTGTTCCAGGGTCCCGTGGGGAATCTCACGTCCATCGCCTGCGGCCAGAACTACCTGGTGCTGCCCGGCGGCATGGTCGATGGGCAGACCTACCATTTGCGCGTGTACAGCCGCAACACCAGCGACCTATCGGGCAGGCTCGGACTCTTCCACACGCCGCACCCGATGGAGAGCGATTGCGCCGATATCGCGTGCCTCGGTCCCAACCTGGTCTTGAACCCCGGCATCGAACCCGGTGCGCTCAACGCCACGCAGTTCCAATCATCGGGCCCACCTGACCCTATCGGCCAGGGGCTGGCTCCGGATTGGCATGCGGCGATCGCCACGGCCGACAACTACTCGGCTGGGGTTTCCTACAACGATGGCAAACGGATCCCGAAGGGCTATGCCAGCGCTCCCGATGCGGCCCATGATCCTCGTCCGCGTGGCGGTGGCGGAGTGGCCGGTGCGTACGCCTCCGATGGGGACGATTACTACGAGGCGATCGGCGGTCGCCTGAGCGCACCGATGGTGCCCGGGCTGCCGTACTTGATCGCGTTCAACGTGCGCGTACGCAGCGATCAAGGCACCTGCGATGGTTTCGGTGCGCACCTGAGCATGGCACCCCTCTCCATGCCATCGCCCTATCTGAATGTGCCGATGCAGATCGAATGGACAGGCGGGCGGATCGAGGGCAGCAACGAATGGCAGACCATCTGCGGCCAGTTCATCGCCGACAAAGCCTACGAGCACATCACCGTCGGCGCGCTGAAGCCCGAGGATGAACTGGACTGCTCGGGAGGCATTGCGTATTACTACTTCGACGATGTGACCGTGGCCGAGATCATCGATGCGCTCTGCGTGACGGTGGATGTGGATGAAGTGGAGCCCGCTACTTCCTCCACGGTTGCAGGTGATGGACTGAACGTGTTCCCGAACCCAGCGAACGAGAGGCTCAACATCAGCATCGAGGACGCGTTGATCGGCGAAGAGGCGGTGATCGAACTCTTCGATGTCACCGGAAAGCGCGTGCTTGCGCGAATGATGCCATCCCTGGCGAGCAACATGCTCCTGGAGCTTCCGGCAACGCTGCGCGAAGGCTTGTACCTGGTGATGCTGCGCGTGGAAGGACGTGGGTCGAAGAGTGCGCGAGTGATCCTCATGCGTTGA